Genomic window (Chryseobacterium sp. H1D6B):
TATGCACTGGTGATGGCTGGTGTAGGGCTGATAGAATCACTGCTTACCTTATCAATGGTAGATGAAATTACCAACTCTAAAGGAAATGCAAACCGGGAATCTTTGGCGCAGGGTATTGCCAATATTACCAACGGTTTTTTTGGAGGAATGGGCGGCTGTGCAATGGTAGCGCAGACTTTAGTTAACATTAACGCGGGATCAAGAGCCCGTTTGTCCGGAATCATTGCATCAACAGCTATTTTAATTATCATCTTATTTGGAGCTCCCTTTATCGAAAAAATACCGATGGCTGCTTTGGTAGGAGTGATGATGATGGTGGCAGTAAGTACCTTTCAATGGGTTTCAATACGCATCGTTAATAAAATGCCTAAGTCTGACATATTTGTGGGAATTACAGTGGCGCTGATTACCATTGTGCTGCATAATCTGGCTTTAGCTGTTCTTGTAGGAGTGATTATCGCTGCTTTGGTGTTTGCATGGGACAATGCGAAAAGAATCAGAGCCAGAAAATATATGGGTGAAGACGGGGTGAAATATTATGAGATATACGGCCCGTTATTTTTCGGTTCTGTAACGGCTTTTACAGATAAATTTGATCCAATGAACGATCCCGATGAGGTGGTGGCAGATTTTAAAGAAAGCAGAATTGTAGACATGAGTGCCATAGAAGCATTAAATAAATTATCTAAACGGTATCATCAGCAGCATAAAATATTACACCTTCGTCATTTAAGTGAAGACTGCCGGAAAATGCTGAAAAATGCCGAAGCTGTTATTGAAGTGAACATTCAGGAAGATCCTACCTATAAAGTGATGCCTGAAAACTAAAATAAAGAATACTTAATCTAATACTAATAAAAAGGGAGCTGTAATTTTTTACAGTCCCTGTTTTTTTTGGTGTAAAGGAATTTCTCATGCTATTCGTCTATAAGTATAAAGTCTTAAAAAATCATAAAACGTACGGTGGACTCTGTACAGTAATGATAAAAATTTTATCTTTGGGAAGAATTGAATAATTCAGCTAAAAACCAATGAAGAAAAACATGAAATTATTTAATGATCTTTCTCAATAAAAGCTAAATATAAATTTTAACTTAAACCGTTTTGAAAGTAGATATAGACATCCATAACCACGCTCATTTTTCTTTTGACCTGTGGCTTACTCTAATAAAATCTCATACTGAATTTAAAGCAAAAAGAGTTGAGCTGTTCACCTCATTTTTTAATATCGACCAGCCTGCTGGGGAAATTGCAGAAACTGTAAAATATTACGATGATTTATGCAATACGATCAATGAAGTGACAGGCGGTAATATTGATACTTTTGAAATTTATTTATTGATTTTAAGTTCATTACATGTTGATGTAAAGCAATTAGACAGAGAAAAATTAAATGAATTCTACAACAAGAGTGAAGCTCTTTTTTTAGAATACAAACCTGTTATTATTTTTGAAAATGTTCATCAGTTTTTTGATGAAATTAAAAATCAGGGAAAGACGATCAATATTTTAAGCAATACAGGATTTATAAAGGGAAGAACACTTAGAAAGTTTCTGATCGAAGAAAAGCTGGATGATTTTATAGATTTTCATATTTATTCTGATGAGATTAAGCTGTCCAAACCTAATCCAT
Coding sequences:
- a CDS encoding SulP family inorganic anion transporter; protein product: MENKLSIFSFLQKVNYKNELLAGFTVAMTMIPESLSFAILAGLSPLTGLYAAFLMGLITAVLGGRPGMVSGGAGATIVVLIALAKSHGIEYLFGAVVLAGIFQMLVGVFKLGKFVRLIPQPVMYGFLNGLAVIIFMAQVEQFKITDADGAVHWLQGSSLYIMAGLTVLTIGVVYFFPKITKVVPASLAAILIVFAIVLGFNIHTKTVADIAHISGGFPKFHIPQVPFSLETLRIIFPYALVMAGVGLIESLLTLSMVDEITNSKGNANRESLAQGIANITNGFFGGMGGCAMVAQTLVNINAGSRARLSGIIASTAILIIILFGAPFIEKIPMAALVGVMMMVAVSTFQWVSIRIVNKMPKSDIFVGITVALITIVLHNLALAVLVGVIIAALVFAWDNAKRIRARKYMGEDGVKYYEIYGPLFFGSVTAFTDKFDPMNDPDEVVADFKESRIVDMSAIEALNKLSKRYHQQHKILHLRHLSEDCRKMLKNAEAVIEVNIQEDPTYKVMPEN
- a CDS encoding HAD family hydrolase codes for the protein MKVDIDIHNHAHFSFDLWLTLIKSHTEFKAKRVELFTSFFNIDQPAGEIAETVKYYDDLCNTINEVTGGNIDTFEIYLLILSSLHVDVKQLDREKLNEFYNKSEALFLEYKPVIIFENVHQFFDEIKNQGKTINILSNTGFIKGRTLRKFLIEEKLDDFIDFHIYSDEIKLSKPNPLVFQEVKNKIKNQELQMSQILHIGDNPVADYKGAKDFGFNAHLLKQS